The Agromyces atrinae genome window below encodes:
- a CDS encoding FABP family protein, with protein MIEIPTGLPAELVPLSWLVGVWEGSGVIDYAVGDESITHEFGQRVSFSHDGLPHLNYTSYSWLIPPTDDAGEPIGQPTPLVTETGYWQLARPLLDADPGPGMLPRVGGVPFHRAEAVETLRNVDGGFDIQVNLVHPGGIAELYLGQVKGPRIDLATDAVVRSAGAKEYSGATRLYGLVDNHLLWAWDIAALGQELRTHASARLAKVE; from the coding sequence ATGATCGAGATCCCGACCGGTCTTCCCGCCGAACTCGTTCCGCTCTCGTGGCTCGTCGGCGTGTGGGAGGGGTCCGGCGTCATCGACTACGCGGTCGGCGACGAATCGATCACCCACGAGTTCGGCCAGCGCGTGAGCTTCAGCCACGACGGCCTGCCTCACCTCAATTACACCTCGTACTCGTGGCTCATCCCGCCGACGGATGACGCGGGCGAGCCGATCGGCCAGCCGACGCCGCTCGTGACCGAGACCGGCTACTGGCAGCTCGCGCGCCCGCTCCTCGACGCCGACCCGGGCCCCGGCATGCTCCCTCGCGTCGGCGGCGTGCCCTTCCACCGCGCCGAAGCGGTCGAGACGCTCCGCAACGTCGACGGCGGCTTCGACATCCAGGTCAACCTCGTCCACCCCGGCGGCATTGCCGAGCTCTACCTCGGACAGGTGAAGGGGCCGCGCATCGATCTCGCGACCGACGCCGTCGTGCGCTCGGCGGGGGCGAAGGAGTACTCGGGTGCGACCCGGCTCTACGGCCTCGTCGACAACCACCTGCTGTGGGCATGGGACATCGCCGCGCTCGGCCAGGAACTGCGCACGCACGCGTCGGCGCGACTCGCGAAGGTGGAATGA
- a CDS encoding NAD(P)H-quinone dehydrogenase, whose protein sequence is MAYEFERTQRIAVLGGGPGGYEAALAAAQLGAEVTLVERVGVGGAAVLTDVVPSKSLIATAEASNSVKEAADLGVIFYARGEAGNAVRPEVAINLAAVNKRLLALARQQSEDMRANLIDAGVRLVQADGRLDGTNAIIVSTAFGEAGTDFDRIEADTIVVAVGASPRILSSAVPDGERILTWTQLYDLQSIPEHLIVVGSGVTGAEFASAYRALGSKVTLISSRDQVLPGEDADAAAVIEKVFKRNGMKVMAKSRAESVVRTETGVIATLSDGRTVEGSHCLMAVGSVPNTAGIGLEEAGVQLSESGHIRVNRVARTSMPNIYAAGDCTTYIPLASVASMQGRTAVFHAMGDIVNPPSERNITSNIFTQPEIATVGWTQKQIEDGIAQGEIYKLPLASNPRAKMMGLRDGFVKLFARTGSGTVIGGVIVAPKASELVLPLALAVEHRLTVDQVAEAFPVYPSLSGSLTDAARALHIVR, encoded by the coding sequence ATGGCCTATGAGTTCGAGCGCACGCAACGTATCGCTGTCCTCGGAGGCGGGCCCGGTGGATACGAGGCCGCCCTCGCCGCAGCACAGCTCGGAGCCGAGGTCACGCTCGTCGAGCGTGTCGGAGTCGGCGGCGCGGCGGTGCTGACCGACGTCGTGCCGTCGAAGTCGCTCATCGCGACCGCCGAGGCGTCGAACTCGGTGAAGGAGGCGGCCGACCTCGGCGTCATCTTCTACGCCCGCGGCGAAGCCGGCAACGCCGTGCGCCCCGAGGTCGCCATCAACCTCGCCGCCGTCAACAAGCGGCTCCTCGCGCTCGCGCGCCAGCAGTCGGAGGACATGCGCGCGAACCTCATCGACGCGGGCGTGCGTCTCGTGCAGGCCGACGGTCGTCTCGACGGCACCAACGCCATCATCGTCTCGACCGCCTTCGGCGAGGCGGGCACCGACTTCGACCGCATCGAGGCCGACACGATCGTCGTCGCCGTGGGGGCGTCGCCGCGCATCCTCTCGAGCGCCGTTCCGGACGGCGAGCGCATCCTCACCTGGACCCAGCTCTACGACCTGCAGTCGATCCCCGAACACCTCATCGTCGTCGGTTCCGGTGTGACGGGCGCCGAATTCGCCTCGGCCTACCGCGCCCTCGGATCGAAGGTCACGCTCATCTCGAGCCGCGATCAGGTGCTGCCCGGCGAAGACGCCGACGCCGCCGCGGTCATCGAGAAGGTCTTCAAGCGCAACGGCATGAAGGTCATGGCGAAGTCGCGCGCCGAGTCGGTCGTCCGCACCGAGACGGGCGTCATCGCGACGCTCTCCGACGGCCGCACCGTCGAGGGCAGCCACTGCCTCATGGCCGTCGGCTCGGTGCCGAACACCGCCGGCATCGGCCTCGAAGAGGCCGGAGTGCAGCTCTCCGAGAGCGGCCACATCCGCGTCAACCGCGTCGCACGCACCTCGATGCCGAACATCTACGCCGCAGGTGATTGCACGACGTACATCCCTCTCGCGTCGGTCGCGTCGATGCAGGGGCGCACGGCGGTATTCCACGCGATGGGCGACATCGTGAACCCGCCGTCGGAGCGCAACATCACGTCGAACATCTTCACGCAGCCCGAGATCGCGACCGTCGGGTGGACGCAGAAGCAGATCGAGGACGGCATCGCGCAGGGCGAGATCTACAAGCTGCCCCTCGCGTCGAACCCGCGCGCGAAGATGATGGGCCTGCGCGACGGTTTCGTGAAGCTCTTCGCGCGCACGGGATCGGGCACCGTCATCGGCGGCGTCATCGTCGCCCCAAAGGCGAGCGAGCTCGTGCTTCCCCTCGCCCTTGCGGTCGAGCACCGACTCACCGTCGACCAGGTCGCCGAGGCCTTCCCGGTGTACCCGTCGCTCTCGGGTTCGCTCACCGACGCGGCACGTGCGCTGCACATCGTTCGCTAA
- a CDS encoding FUSC family protein — protein sequence MRDSLPAVIQITVTAAASYAFAFFVLGHQAPLIAAIMPISALGLAGDARPFRVLEAVLGMTLGIVLAELLLIGVGGGVLPYALALGLTLAIARFLSPTVQFTISAAIQCTLVMLVPPPDGGYFVRTIDAVVGGVFALLATALLPRDPWRTALRAGRRLVDAHILVLDDLVRALRTGDAEVAAGSLVRARAASSALDEWTTAVDSGVAIARVSPFVRRSRFLLGRQQQMLPPMDLATRNLRMIARRCDYLLGDGVPRPQIADLYVRIAHALGVLRDSLGDVTAAPLARHALLEIAKHDSPRVMMPGAGDSEHNALHATRPYLADLLQATGMSLTEARAALPPL from the coding sequence GTGCGCGATTCGCTCCCCGCCGTCATCCAGATCACGGTGACCGCCGCGGCCTCGTACGCGTTCGCGTTCTTCGTGCTCGGCCACCAGGCTCCGCTCATCGCCGCGATCATGCCGATCTCGGCTCTCGGTCTCGCCGGCGATGCGCGCCCCTTCCGAGTGCTCGAGGCGGTGCTGGGGATGACGCTCGGCATCGTCCTCGCCGAGCTGCTGCTCATCGGCGTGGGCGGGGGAGTGCTGCCCTACGCCCTCGCTCTCGGGCTGACGCTCGCGATCGCGCGATTCCTGTCGCCGACCGTGCAGTTCACGATCTCGGCGGCCATCCAGTGCACTCTCGTCATGCTCGTCCCGCCGCCCGACGGCGGGTACTTCGTCCGCACGATCGACGCGGTCGTCGGCGGCGTCTTCGCGCTCCTCGCGACGGCGCTCCTCCCGCGGGACCCCTGGCGGACCGCGCTCCGCGCCGGGCGTCGCCTCGTCGACGCGCACATCCTCGTGCTCGACGACCTCGTGCGGGCGTTGCGGACGGGCGACGCCGAGGTCGCGGCGGGCTCCCTGGTTCGCGCTCGAGCCGCCTCGTCGGCTCTCGACGAGTGGACGACCGCGGTCGATTCCGGAGTCGCCATCGCGCGCGTCTCGCCGTTCGTGCGGCGGTCGCGCTTCCTGCTCGGCAGGCAGCAGCAGATGCTCCCGCCGATGGATCTCGCCACCCGCAACCTCCGGATGATCGCGAGGCGCTGCGACTACCTCCTGGGAGATGGCGTTCCGCGGCCGCAGATCGCCGACCTCTACGTGCGCATCGCGCACGCCCTCGGTGTGCTGCGCGACTCGCTCGGCGACGTGACGGCGGCGCCCCTCGCACGACACGCCCTGCTCGAGATCGCGAAGCACGATTCGCCGCGCGTCATGATGCCGGGTGCCGGAGACAGCGAGCACAACGCGCTGCACGCGACCCGGCCCTACCTCGCCGACCTGCTCCAGGCGACGGGGATGTCGCTGACCGAGGCACGGGCCGCACTGCCGCCGCTCTGA
- a CDS encoding phospho-sugar mutase → MSGDLLERAEAWLAQDPDAETQAELRTLIDEARAGGQNAVDELHARFDSRLAFGTAGLRGEIAAGPNRMNRVLVGQAAAGLAAFLLGRESSPSVVIGYDGRKNSRVFAEDSAAILAGAGVRAVLLPRLLPTPVLAFAVRHLDASAGVMVTASHNPPNDNGYKVYLGGDDAGAQIVPPVDSEIAAHILAVADAHAFDELPKAAFETADESVVSAYIDATAALAPAPSAQPRVVYTAMHGVGWQTFAAVLEAAGFDTPTVVAEQIEPDAAFPTVSFPNPEEPGAMDLSLERAAAVGADLIIANDPDADRLAIAIPDGDGFRQLTGNEVGGLLGWRAAEVAAQAASGDEAAEGTLACSIVSSPALGAIARDYGLGYEETLTGFKWISRAGGLIFGFEEALGYLVNPATVRDKDGISAALAFLSLAAELAASGRTIADHLDAFSERFGHFASGQVSLRFSDPSERAALMTRLRDEPPAVVGTIRVERIDDLSEGFEGLPPSDTLRLHLEGGARVMVRPSGTEPKLKIYIDAHADTGTLSERRAAAEATVAELDRGMRALTA, encoded by the coding sequence GTGAGCGGCGACCTCCTCGAGCGCGCCGAGGCGTGGCTCGCGCAGGACCCCGACGCCGAGACGCAGGCCGAGCTCCGCACCCTCATCGACGAGGCGCGCGCGGGCGGGCAGAACGCCGTCGACGAGCTCCACGCCCGCTTCGATTCGCGTCTCGCCTTCGGCACGGCGGGACTCCGCGGTGAGATCGCCGCCGGCCCCAATCGCATGAACCGCGTGCTCGTCGGTCAGGCGGCCGCGGGTCTCGCCGCCTTCCTGCTCGGTCGCGAGAGCTCCCCGTCGGTCGTCATCGGCTACGACGGGCGGAAGAACTCGCGCGTCTTCGCCGAGGACTCGGCCGCCATCCTCGCGGGAGCGGGCGTTCGCGCCGTCCTCCTGCCGAGGCTCCTGCCGACGCCGGTGCTCGCTTTCGCCGTGCGGCACCTCGATGCGAGTGCGGGCGTCATGGTCACGGCGTCGCACAACCCGCCGAACGACAACGGCTACAAGGTTTACCTCGGCGGCGACGACGCCGGGGCGCAGATCGTTCCGCCGGTCGACTCGGAGATCGCCGCGCACATCCTCGCCGTCGCCGATGCGCACGCCTTCGACGAGCTGCCGAAGGCCGCGTTCGAGACCGCCGACGAGAGCGTCGTCTCGGCGTACATCGACGCGACCGCGGCCCTCGCTCCCGCGCCCTCCGCGCAGCCCCGCGTCGTCTACACGGCCATGCACGGAGTCGGCTGGCAGACCTTCGCGGCCGTCCTCGAGGCCGCCGGATTCGACACCCCGACCGTCGTCGCGGAGCAGATCGAACCGGATGCCGCGTTCCCCACGGTCTCGTTCCCGAACCCGGAGGAGCCGGGTGCGATGGACCTCTCCCTCGAGCGTGCCGCCGCCGTGGGCGCCGACCTCATCATCGCGAACGACCCCGACGCCGACCGGCTCGCCATCGCCATCCCCGACGGGGACGGCTTCCGCCAGCTCACGGGCAACGAGGTCGGCGGCCTGCTCGGTTGGCGCGCCGCTGAGGTTGCCGCACAGGCCGCGAGCGGCGACGAAGCGGCCGAGGGCACCCTCGCGTGCTCGATCGTGTCGTCTCCCGCCCTCGGAGCCATCGCGCGCGACTACGGGCTCGGCTACGAGGAGACCCTCACGGGATTCAAGTGGATCTCGCGCGCGGGCGGCCTCATCTTCGGATTCGAGGAAGCGCTCGGCTACCTCGTGAACCCCGCCACGGTGCGCGACAAGGACGGCATCTCGGCCGCACTCGCGTTCCTCTCGCTCGCCGCCGAGCTCGCGGCGTCCGGTCGGACGATCGCCGACCACCTCGATGCGTTCAGCGAACGATTCGGGCACTTCGCCTCGGGCCAGGTCTCGCTGCGGTTCAGCGACCCGTCGGAGCGGGCCGCCCTCATGACACGCCTCCGCGACGAGCCGCCCGCCGTCGTGGGCACGATCCGCGTCGAGCGCATCGACGATCTCTCCGAGGGCTTCGAGGGGCTCCCCCCGAGCGACACCCTGCGGCTCCACCTCGAGGGCGGTGCGCGAGTCATGGTGCGCCCGAGCGGCACCGAGCCGAAGCTCAAGATCTACATCGACGCCCACGCCGACACGGGAACCCTCTCCGAGCGGCGCGCGGCCGCCGAGGCCACCGTCGCCGAACTCGATCGGGGGATGCGGGCGCTCACCGCGTGA
- a CDS encoding purine-nucleoside phosphorylase, whose translation MSDTNPLDDRSTDPFEIARIAAAEIAEATGVDHHDIALTLGSGWAKAADLIGETTHTIPASDITGFSKPAVVGHVGTLRSVLLPSGKRALVIGARTHYYEDHGVRRVVHSVRTAAATGAKTMILTNGAGGIKDYWTPGTPVLISDHINLTADSPLEGATFVDLTDLYSARLRALASSIDPSLDEGVYVQFRGPHYETPAEVQMAKTIGGHIVGMSTALEAIAARQAGMEVLGMSLITNLAAGIQKTPLSHAEVIEAGQQAEPVISALLARIVAEL comes from the coding sequence ATGTCTGACACGAACCCGCTCGACGACCGTTCCACCGATCCGTTCGAGATCGCCCGCATCGCCGCGGCCGAGATCGCGGAGGCGACCGGCGTCGACCACCACGACATCGCTCTCACCCTCGGCAGCGGGTGGGCCAAGGCCGCGGACCTCATCGGCGAGACGACGCACACCATCCCGGCATCCGACATCACGGGCTTCTCGAAGCCCGCCGTCGTCGGTCACGTCGGAACCCTCCGCAGCGTCCTCCTGCCGAGCGGCAAGCGCGCCCTCGTCATCGGAGCGCGCACGCACTACTACGAGGACCACGGCGTGCGCCGGGTCGTGCACTCCGTGCGCACGGCGGCGGCGACGGGCGCAAAGACCATGATCCTCACGAACGGCGCGGGCGGTATCAAGGATTACTGGACGCCGGGAACGCCCGTGCTCATCAGCGACCACATCAACCTCACCGCCGACTCTCCCCTCGAGGGCGCGACGTTCGTCGATCTGACCGACCTCTACTCGGCCCGCCTCCGCGCCCTCGCCTCGTCGATCGATCCGTCGCTCGACGAGGGCGTCTACGTGCAGTTCCGCGGCCCGCACTACGAGACCCCCGCCGAGGTGCAGATGGCGAAGACGATCGGCGGCCACATCGTGGGCATGTCGACGGCTCTCGAGGCCATCGCCGCACGCCAGGCTGGCATGGAGGTGCTCGGCATGTCGCTCATCACAAACCTCGCCGCCGGCATCCAGAAGACGCCGCTCAGCCACGCCGAGGTCATCGAGGCCGGTCAGCAGGCCGAACCCGTCATCAGCGCCCTCCTCGCACGGATCGTGGCCGAGCTGTGA
- the ygfZ gene encoding CAF17-like 4Fe-4S cluster assembly/insertion protein YgfZ, whose amino-acid sequence MMTDSPLLAVPGAVAADGIDAGVASHYGNPLVEQRRLEEGLALVDLSNRGVLSVTGPDRLTWLDSMASQSLARLQPGDSAEALFLDASGRVEHAVHLVDDGETAWLVLEASSAEPLRAWLDRMRFMLRVAVADVSAETAVIGSLGAPLPDGVAVTAIWNDPWAHVAPGGFQYAAESGHPSAEWGYSETLVPRADLSVIARAARAGDVTLAGSLALEALRIAAWRPRFATEVDERTIPHELDWLRSAVHLSKGCYRGQETVAKVHNLGRPPRRLVLLHLDGSDTVLPVHGDIVSADKVRPESEAERRAVGVVTSSALHHELGPIALAVVKRAVPSDIPFTIDSHETEVAAAQVEIVPSGAGAQVDVPRLPRLGIRR is encoded by the coding sequence ATGATGACCGACTCCCCGTTGCTCGCCGTACCCGGGGCGGTGGCCGCCGACGGGATCGACGCCGGAGTCGCCTCCCACTACGGCAATCCTCTCGTCGAGCAGCGTCGGCTCGAGGAGGGTCTCGCCCTCGTCGACCTCTCGAACCGCGGAGTGCTCTCCGTCACCGGACCCGATCGCCTGACGTGGCTCGACTCGATGGCGAGTCAGAGTCTCGCGCGACTGCAGCCCGGCGACTCGGCCGAGGCGCTCTTCCTCGATGCGTCGGGTCGTGTCGAACACGCCGTGCACCTCGTCGACGACGGCGAGACCGCGTGGCTCGTGCTCGAGGCCTCCTCCGCCGAGCCGCTGCGCGCGTGGCTCGACCGCATGCGCTTCATGCTGCGCGTCGCCGTCGCCGACGTCTCGGCCGAGACCGCCGTCATCGGCTCTCTCGGCGCACCGCTGCCCGACGGCGTCGCGGTGACGGCGATCTGGAACGATCCGTGGGCCCACGTCGCTCCCGGCGGATTCCAGTACGCGGCCGAGTCCGGCCACCCGTCGGCCGAGTGGGGCTACTCCGAGACGCTCGTGCCGCGTGCCGACCTGTCCGTGATCGCGCGTGCGGCGCGGGCGGGAGACGTGACCCTCGCGGGCTCGCTCGCGCTCGAGGCGCTCCGCATCGCCGCTTGGCGTCCGCGCTTCGCCACCGAGGTCGACGAACGCACCATCCCGCACGAGCTCGACTGGTTGAGGAGCGCCGTGCACCTCTCGAAGGGGTGCTACCGCGGCCAGGAGACGGTCGCGAAGGTGCACAACCTCGGGCGACCCCCTCGGCGTCTCGTGCTGCTCCACCTCGACGGCTCGGACACCGTCCTGCCCGTGCACGGAGACATCGTCTCGGCCGACAAGGTTCGGCCCGAGAGCGAGGCCGAACGGCGCGCGGTCGGCGTCGTCACGTCGAGCGCCCTGCACCACGAACTCGGGCCGATCGCGCTCGCCGTCGTGAAGCGCGCGGTTCCCTCCGACATCCCCTTCACCATCGACTCCCACGAGACCGAGGTCGCCGCGGCGCAGGTCGAGATCGTCCCCTCCGGCGCGGGCGCGCAGGTCGACGTGCCGCGGCTGCCGCGCCTCGGCATCCGCCGCTAG
- a CDS encoding PTS sugar transporter subunit IIB has product MRIVAVCGAGIGTSAILQVNAQRALERLGLEADVSASDLASVSTAAADAQVILTSTELADQVRAAIGRNFAEIVVVQNYFDVDEIAGKLQTSLG; this is encoded by the coding sequence ATGAGGATCGTCGCCGTCTGCGGCGCCGGCATCGGAACATCGGCGATCCTGCAGGTGAACGCCCAGCGCGCGCTCGAGCGGCTCGGCCTCGAGGCGGATGTCTCGGCGAGCGATCTCGCGAGCGTGAGCACCGCGGCAGCCGATGCCCAGGTGATCCTCACCTCGACCGAGCTCGCCGATCAGGTGCGCGCGGCGATCGGCCGGAACTTCGCCGAGATCGTCGTCGTGCAGAACTACTTCGACGTCGACGAGATCGCGGGCAAGCTCCAGACCTCGCTCGGCTGA
- a CDS encoding adenosine deaminase, whose product MNTTANEYLLEGGRTSITELPKVSLHDHLDGGLRPQTIIELADEAGIDVPAEESAELAQWFSDHANSGSLVDYLKTFDATIAVMQTREGLTRVAREFVEDLAADGVVHGEVRWAPEQHLTRGLSLDETVEAVQQGIDEGIDAARHNGHHLSIGQLVTAMRHADRGLEIAELAVRHRDRGVIGFDIAGAEAGFPASRHRTAFDYLATQLFPVTVHAGEADGIESIRSALFDGRALRLGHGVRIAEDITIERQDDENVYVTLGPTAQWVRDREIPLELSPSSNLQTGAIAAWGDELIDHPFDLLYQLGFRVTVNTDNRLMSATTLSRELSILADAFGYGLEQLEDFQLNAAAASFLPLEEREELVERISAGFADA is encoded by the coding sequence GTGAACACCACTGCGAACGAATACCTCCTCGAGGGCGGCCGAACGAGCATCACCGAACTGCCGAAGGTGTCGTTGCACGATCACCTCGACGGCGGTCTCCGTCCGCAGACGATCATCGAGCTCGCCGACGAGGCGGGCATCGACGTCCCGGCCGAGGAATCGGCCGAGCTCGCACAGTGGTTCTCCGACCACGCCAACTCCGGAAGCCTCGTCGACTACCTGAAGACGTTCGACGCGACCATCGCGGTCATGCAGACCCGCGAGGGCCTCACGCGGGTAGCCCGCGAGTTCGTCGAGGACCTCGCCGCCGACGGAGTGGTGCACGGCGAAGTGCGCTGGGCGCCCGAGCAGCACCTCACGCGCGGTCTGAGCCTCGACGAGACCGTCGAAGCCGTTCAGCAGGGCATCGACGAGGGCATCGACGCGGCACGGCACAACGGCCACCACCTCTCGATCGGACAGCTCGTGACCGCCATGCGTCACGCCGACCGCGGCCTCGAGATCGCCGAACTCGCCGTTCGGCACCGTGACCGAGGCGTCATCGGCTTCGACATCGCCGGCGCCGAGGCCGGTTTCCCCGCGAGCCGCCACCGCACGGCGTTCGACTACCTCGCGACGCAGCTCTTCCCCGTGACCGTGCACGCCGGCGAGGCCGACGGCATCGAGTCGATCCGCAGCGCCCTGTTCGACGGTCGCGCGCTGCGCCTCGGACACGGTGTGCGCATCGCCGAAGACATCACGATCGAGCGTCAGGACGACGAGAACGTCTACGTCACGCTCGGCCCGACCGCTCAGTGGGTCCGCGACCGCGAGATCCCCCTCGAGCTGTCGCCCTCGTCGAACCTGCAGACCGGCGCGATCGCCGCGTGGGGCGACGAGCTCATCGACCACCCGTTCGACCTGCTCTACCAGCTCGGCTTCCGAGTGACGGTCAACACCGACAACCGCCTCATGAGCGCGACGACGCTCAGTCGTGAGCTCTCGATCCTCGCCGATGCGTTCGGCTACGGGCTCGAGCAGCTCGAAGACTTCCAGCTCAATGCCGCCGCGGCGTCCTTCCTCCCGCTCGAAGAGCGTGAGGAGCTCGTCGAGCGCATCAGCGCCGGATTCGCCGACGCCTGA
- a CDS encoding PTS sugar transporter subunit IIA produces the protein MPLPPLATPAIALQADAADWREAVRAAGNALTVSGATKPEYSERMIGVIEEFGAYVVIAPGLALAHARPGPDVLAEGLSVVTLANPVPFGHPHNDPVSVVLGLAVTSAEEHVASVAELANVFNDEAIIGRIAEAQTPAAVRALLGYEADA, from the coding sequence ATGCCGTTGCCGCCGCTCGCCACCCCGGCGATCGCCCTCCAGGCCGATGCCGCCGACTGGCGTGAAGCCGTCCGTGCCGCGGGCAACGCGCTCACGGTGTCGGGCGCGACGAAGCCCGAGTACTCCGAGCGCATGATCGGCGTGATCGAAGAGTTCGGCGCCTACGTCGTCATCGCTCCGGGCCTCGCGCTCGCGCACGCCCGGCCCGGCCCCGACGTCCTCGCCGAAGGCCTCAGCGTCGTGACGCTCGCGAACCCGGTTCCCTTCGGCCACCCGCACAACGACCCCGTCTCGGTCGTGCTGGGACTCGCCGTGACGAGCGCCGAGGAGCACGTCGCGTCGGTCGCGGAGCTCGCGAACGTGTTCAACGACGAAGCCATCATCGGCCGCATCGCGGAGGCGCAGACACCGGCAGCGGTTCGCGCCCTTCTCGGCTACGAGGCCGACGCATGA
- a CDS encoding response regulator transcription factor: MAQLLILSAAAGTDVLPALSLLPHRVRIIPASPDQLVRAPEADLIFLDARANLAGAKALAQILRTTGLSVPLVLIVTEGGLTAVSPEWGVDDVVLEGAGPAEVDARIRLAIGRANAAPTSERIQTSGVIIDEASYSAKVHGKPLDLTYKEFELLRFLAAHPSRVFTREQLLSEVWGYDYFGGTRTVDVHVRRLRAKLGDLDSLIGTVRNVGYRFNVHEEDEQDTPVTGR, translated from the coding sequence GTGGCGCAGTTGTTGATCCTGTCGGCGGCAGCGGGCACCGATGTACTCCCCGCCCTTTCCCTGCTCCCGCATCGAGTGCGAATCATTCCCGCCTCGCCTGATCAGCTCGTCCGCGCGCCGGAAGCAGACCTCATCTTCCTCGACGCCCGAGCCAATCTCGCCGGCGCGAAGGCACTGGCACAGATTCTCCGCACGACGGGACTCTCGGTTCCGCTCGTCCTCATCGTGACCGAGGGTGGCCTCACGGCGGTCAGCCCCGAGTGGGGCGTCGACGACGTCGTGCTCGAGGGGGCGGGCCCCGCCGAGGTCGACGCACGCATCCGCCTCGCGATCGGCCGCGCCAACGCCGCGCCGACCTCCGAGCGCATCCAGACCTCGGGCGTCATCATCGACGAGGCGAGCTATTCGGCGAAGGTGCACGGCAAGCCGCTCGACCTCACCTATAAGGAGTTCGAACTCCTGCGCTTCCTCGCGGCCCACCCGTCGCGGGTCTTCACGCGTGAACAGCTGCTCTCCGAGGTGTGGGGCTACGACTACTTCGGCGGCACCCGCACGGTCGACGTGCACGTCCGACGTCTGCGCGCCAAGCTCGGCGATCTCGACAGCCTCATCGGCACGGTCCGCAACGTCGGTTACCGCTTCAACGTGCACGAGGAAGACGAGCAGGACACCCCCGTCACCGGACGTTAA